The Humulus lupulus chromosome 3, drHumLupu1.1, whole genome shotgun sequence genome window below encodes:
- the LOC133823243 gene encoding large ribosomal subunit protein cL37 alpha has protein sequence MGLSKKLNQQNQTNSIRLSEKRRKRATMALVVCSTSLNSPLLSSSFSSSSSTSVTSIPSISRLQIKPIDVHSKCMYGVQVQMPIAINRAAFAVVKVSSETDGTGQTESSEAPSETKEVEVSVDKLPLESKLKERMEQKLRMKLAKKIRLRRKRLVRKRKLRKKGRWPPSKMKKLKNV, from the exons ATGGGCTTATCCAAAAAACTAAACCAACAAAACCAAACAAATTCCATTCGGCTAAgtgaaaaaagaagaaagagagcAACAATGGCTCTCGTCGTCTGCTCCACTTCTCTCAATTCACCTCTCCTTTCTTCCTCATTTTCGTCGTCATCTTCGACTTCGGTAACCTCCATTCCCAGTA TTTCCAGGCTTCAAATTAAACCCATTGATGTGCACTCAAAATGTATGTACGGAGTTCAAGTTCAAATGCCTATAGCGATCAACAGGGCAGCTTTTGCAGTGGTAAAAGTTTCTTCTGAAACTGATGGAACTGGTCAAACTGAAAGTAGTGAGGCTCCGTCAGAAACCAAAGAGGTAGAAGTTTCAGTTGACAAACTTCCATTGGAGTCAAAGCTTAAGGAGAGAATGGAGCAGAAGCTGAGGATGAAATTGGCTAAGAAAATCAGGCTTCGGAGAAAACGTCTTGTTCGGAAGCGAAAACTGAGGAAGAAGGGGAGATGGCCTCCTTCAAAGATGAAGAAGCTTAAGAATGTTTGA